A stretch of the Sulfurospirillum sp. UCH001 genome encodes the following:
- the speA gene encoding biosynthetic arginine decarboxylase — protein MDYGIKTWGNDNFFIEDGKVKVNIGCEPSLIEIIQQIRKDGIRGPILLRFPHLIQKQIRMIYKSFADAKREFGYEGNFSAVYPLKVNQFPNFVKNLVSLGQKYHYGLEAGSKAELILAMAYNNPGSPITVNGFKDNEMISLGFIAAEMGHDITLTIEGLNELESIISIAKDRFGCVPNIGLRIRLHSSGIGIWAKSGGINSKFGLTSTELLEAVNMIKDANLLDKFTMIHFHIGSQITDIAPLKKALREAGNIYAELCRMGATNLRAINLGGGLAVEYSQHKTTLHKNYTLSEYANDVVYLLKDIATQKGVHEPDIFIESGRFVAAHHAVLIAPVLELFSQEYTDLKLRLKEKNPPLVQELYDLLGTMNRKNALEFLHDSIDHMESLLTLFDLGYIDLQDRSNTEILVNLIIKKAVGLVADKKFSEILDIQDRVQERYLVNFSLFQSLPDFWGIGQTFPVMPLDRLDEVPTRSASLWDITCDSDGEIGFNTETPLFLHDVDIKNRDYFLGFFLVGAYQEVLGMKHNLFTHPTEATIIIDDDGYKIENMLESQSISDILEDLDYDIREVQENLNERIEASDIISDKEKKYILGEIYLFLNDNGYLKTINNEDTIAHE, from the coding sequence TTGGATTACGGAATTAAAACCTGGGGGAACGATAACTTTTTTATCGAAGATGGTAAAGTAAAAGTTAACATAGGCTGCGAGCCTTCTTTAATAGAGATCATACAACAAATACGCAAAGACGGTATTCGTGGTCCTATTCTTTTGAGATTTCCTCACTTGATTCAAAAACAGATCCGTATGATTTATAAGAGTTTTGCTGATGCGAAAAGAGAGTTTGGATATGAAGGTAACTTTAGTGCGGTTTATCCTCTCAAAGTCAATCAATTCCCTAATTTTGTAAAAAATCTTGTTTCTTTAGGCCAAAAATATCATTATGGACTTGAAGCAGGTAGTAAAGCAGAGCTAATTTTAGCAATGGCGTACAATAATCCAGGTTCTCCTATTACGGTTAATGGTTTTAAAGACAATGAGATGATTTCATTAGGCTTTATTGCTGCAGAAATGGGGCACGATATAACCTTAACGATTGAAGGTCTTAATGAGCTTGAGAGCATTATTTCCATCGCAAAAGATCGTTTTGGTTGCGTACCAAATATTGGCTTACGTATTCGTCTGCATAGTTCAGGTATTGGTATTTGGGCAAAAAGTGGTGGTATTAACTCCAAGTTTGGTTTGACATCCACAGAGCTTTTAGAAGCCGTAAATATGATTAAAGATGCTAATTTACTTGATAAATTTACGATGATTCACTTTCATATTGGCTCACAAATTACAGATATCGCACCTCTTAAAAAAGCACTTCGTGAAGCTGGAAATATTTATGCTGAGCTTTGCCGCATGGGTGCAACAAACCTTAGAGCCATTAATCTTGGTGGTGGTTTGGCGGTTGAGTATTCTCAACATAAAACGACACTGCATAAAAACTATACCCTAAGCGAGTATGCTAACGACGTTGTTTATTTACTTAAAGACATTGCAACTCAAAAAGGCGTTCATGAACCTGATATTTTTATCGAATCAGGTCGTTTTGTCGCTGCGCATCATGCCGTATTGATAGCGCCTGTTTTAGAGCTTTTCTCACAAGAATATACTGACTTGAAATTACGTTTAAAAGAGAAAAATCCTCCATTGGTTCAAGAGTTGTATGACCTTCTTGGCACAATGAACCGTAAAAATGCTTTAGAGTTCTTACACGATAGTATTGATCATATGGAATCATTACTCACTCTTTTTGATTTGGGTTATATTGATTTACAAGATCGCTCTAATACGGAGATTTTAGTCAATCTTATTATTAAAAAAGCCGTTGGACTTGTTGCAGATAAAAAATTTAGCGAGATTTTAGATATTCAAGATCGTGTGCAAGAACGCTATTTGGTTAACTTCTCACTCTTCCAAAGTTTGCCTGATTTTTGGGGCATTGGACAAACGTTTCCTGTTATGCCACTGGATCGTTTAGATGAAGTACCAACACGTTCTGCTTCATTATGGGATATTACGTGTGATAGTGATGGAGAGATAGGGTTTAATACAGAGACTCCTCTCTTCTTACATGATGTGGACATTAAAAACCGTGACTATTTCTTGGGCTTTTTCTTAGTTGGAGCTTATCAGGAAGTATTGGGTATGAAACACAACCTCTTTACACATCCAACAGAAGCTACGATTATCATTGATGATGATGGCTATAAGATTGAAAATATGCTTGAATCCCAAAGTATTAGTGATATTTTAGAAGATCTTGACTATGATATTCGTGAGGTACAAGAGAACCTTAATGAACGTATCGAGGCATCAGATATTATCAGTGACAAAGAGAAAAAATATATTTTAGGTGAGATCTATCTTTTCTTAAATGACAATGGTTATTTGAAAACTATCAATAATGAGGACACTATCGCACATGAGTGA
- a CDS encoding UbiX family flavin prenyltransferase translates to MKRIIVGISGASGVELGLSFIKALPKEIEKYIIVSDHAKIVFEKESNTFLLDDENIGAVTASGSFKTDAMAIIPCSMNTLAKITHGIADNLLTRTAAVMIKEKRPLLLAPREMPFSAIALENMLKLSQLGIHIAPPVMGYYAKAGTLEDMENFLIGKWFDLLGIEHNLFQRWEGA, encoded by the coding sequence ATGAAGCGCATCATTGTTGGCATTAGTGGTGCTAGTGGTGTAGAACTTGGTCTTTCTTTTATTAAAGCACTCCCAAAAGAAATCGAAAAATACATTATCGTTTCAGATCATGCAAAAATCGTTTTTGAAAAAGAGTCCAATACGTTTTTACTTGATGATGAAAATATTGGAGCTGTGACAGCTTCGGGTTCTTTTAAAACAGATGCTATGGCGATCATTCCTTGTAGTATGAATACGTTGGCTAAGATTACTCATGGGATTGCAGATAACCTTTTAACGCGTACTGCTGCTGTGATGATAAAAGAAAAACGCCCTCTTCTTCTTGCTCCTCGTGAAATGCCTTTTTCTGCTATTGCGCTAGAAAACATGTTAAAGCTCTCACAGCTAGGCATACATATTGCACCACCCGTTATGGGCTATTATGCGAAGGCTGGGACCCTTGAAGATATGGAGAATTTTTTAATTGGTAAGTGGTTCGATCTTCTAGGAATCGAACATAATCTTTTTCAACGTTGGGAGGGAGCATGA
- a CDS encoding PilZ domain-containing protein, whose protein sequence is MLLEQFLHETRYLSIVHLSFGEEKLTIFNRAKKEHPNFHSFDLNNDIKSTPMADIFFIEIGETTKEKLKLLLGLFAKHKPIITYLFADDVENRLLLKFALHFGITDVLPLKNEENLLFSVFSKNANKLDDKLYTFQKIELEKKIEHFFPFLVFQGETLIYANAKAKMLYETNDLNALQAKINRDEELCEALKENEDAQGSIVIETASSQKEVYLCVIKSFPQSNEKIVTLIQYDPESESKNCSTILNRFDFVDKLKDRLAQQSVTHAAISLIFINISNLDKLSKTFKSTTLYDAFKNLVNKIFQFKDETQDVIQWSPNLYILMGEENNFEHACEQTKHLQQELVHATASEKITPIILTSAFHVESSDLNEVIDYIEKINTKKLLPQDIAKIKYFELEYLDHVIEEQEQIAYLMHNCVNNKIPIKLLNIYKGLCINTNSYILKMAEGTYHMSCENLQGYAMQLEGETVLQAPNFPKDIKAEISLVDIKRSLVIIKNLKFMPNSANNRQHTRVQTSIRTPVLIKYAHRSSAQGDILDISVNSVAMKVSKVFREEEMLNQTVRLNFSLPNEEGENGYVIMDIEAKVTHIAQREDHTKIVAMLDNLPKPYDDYLLRYMYNRQKELIFEIKKATKAYN, encoded by the coding sequence ATGCTCTTAGAACAGTTTTTGCATGAAACACGCTATTTGTCTATTGTTCATCTCTCCTTTGGCGAAGAAAAATTAACAATTTTTAATCGTGCAAAAAAAGAACATCCAAACTTTCACTCTTTTGATCTCAATAATGACATCAAATCTACCCCTATGGCTGATATATTTTTTATCGAAATTGGCGAAACAACCAAAGAAAAGCTCAAACTTCTTCTTGGACTGTTTGCGAAGCACAAGCCCATTATTACGTATCTTTTCGCTGATGATGTTGAAAATAGGCTTTTACTAAAGTTTGCACTTCACTTTGGCATTACCGATGTACTTCCTCTGAAAAATGAAGAAAATCTTCTCTTTTCTGTTTTCTCTAAAAATGCCAATAAACTCGATGACAAACTCTATACATTCCAAAAAATTGAGCTTGAGAAAAAAATAGAACATTTTTTTCCATTTCTTGTTTTTCAAGGGGAAACACTTATCTACGCCAATGCCAAAGCAAAAATGCTCTATGAAACCAATGATTTGAATGCTCTTCAAGCAAAAATCAACCGTGATGAAGAGCTATGTGAAGCGCTAAAAGAGAATGAAGATGCACAAGGCAGTATTGTGATAGAAACAGCTTCGTCACAAAAAGAAGTCTATCTGTGTGTCATCAAATCGTTTCCACAAAGCAATGAAAAAATTGTCACACTCATCCAATACGATCCTGAAAGCGAATCTAAAAATTGCTCAACAATTCTGAACCGCTTTGATTTTGTCGATAAACTCAAAGACCGTCTTGCCCAACAAAGTGTGACGCATGCTGCAATTTCACTTATTTTTATCAACATTTCCAATCTTGATAAACTCAGTAAAACCTTTAAAAGTACAACGCTTTATGACGCATTCAAAAACCTTGTAAATAAAATTTTTCAATTTAAAGATGAAACTCAAGATGTCATTCAATGGAGCCCAAATCTCTACATTCTCATGGGCGAGGAAAACAACTTTGAGCATGCGTGTGAACAAACAAAACATCTGCAACAAGAACTTGTACATGCAACAGCGAGCGAAAAAATAACACCTATTATTCTGACTTCTGCATTTCATGTCGAATCAAGTGATCTGAATGAAGTCATTGACTATATTGAAAAGATCAATACCAAAAAACTTTTGCCGCAAGATATTGCTAAAATAAAATATTTTGAGCTTGAGTATTTGGACCATGTCATCGAAGAGCAAGAACAGATAGCCTATTTGATGCACAACTGCGTCAATAACAAAATTCCTATCAAACTGCTCAATATCTATAAAGGGCTTTGTATTAACACAAACTCTTACATCCTTAAAATGGCAGAAGGCACGTACCACATGAGTTGTGAAAACTTGCAAGGTTATGCGATGCAGTTAGAAGGTGAAACTGTCTTACAAGCACCAAATTTTCCAAAAGACATTAAGGCTGAAATCTCTTTAGTCGATATCAAACGCTCTTTAGTCATTATTAAGAATCTTAAATTTATGCCAAATAGTGCAAACAATAGACAACATACCCGTGTTCAAACCAGTATTCGCACACCTGTACTCATCAAATATGCACATCGTTCATCCGCACAAGGCGATATTCTTGATATTTCTGTCAATTCTGTTGCGATGAAAGTGAGTAAAGTTTTCCGTGAAGAAGAGATGCTAAATCAAACAGTACGTCTTAATTTCTCGTTGCCAAATGAAGAGGGCGAGAATGGTTATGTTATTATGGATATAGAGGCTAAGGTCACGCACATCGCTCAAAGAGAGGATCACACCAAAATCGTAGCAATGCTCGACAACCTTCCAAAACCATACGATGACTATCTGTTACGTTATATGTATAACCGTCAAAAAGAGCTTATTTTCGAGATTAAAAAAGCCACTAAAGCCTATAATTAA
- a CDS encoding molybdopterin molybdotransferase MoeA, which yields MNKEQAVSFDEAVNLSLSLATSKPHKAWVSIFDALGRTLAREIVCKKNLPSYNNAAMDGFAFKHGDNLGELNIKTTILAGQIVEPCLRETECYKIMTGAKVPDDADTIIPFEDCVSYDENKIVLPSSIKKGNALRLMGEEERVGSILLEEGTCLNSRDIALLASQGISMVEVYKKLQIAVFSTGDELKSPWENANENEIYDINALALISLLAEHGFVAHNCGVIPDNLEAATEYFTRMKQYDVLITSGGVSMGEADFVERALIQNGFEASFHGINIKPGKPTMMGKMGETIVASMPGNPLAAYVNAFLFLIPVLKKLQGQKKFNLDTIKVPNAEPFNLKSGRVNLVLGSFKDGMFHVFGANKYGSGMVKPLINSNALWVSDEKTSRIEAGDEIRILLF from the coding sequence ATGAACAAAGAGCAAGCCGTTAGTTTTGATGAAGCCGTCAATTTAAGTCTGAGCCTAGCTACGTCAAAGCCACATAAAGCATGGGTAAGTATATTTGATGCGTTAGGACGCACGTTGGCTAGAGAGATTGTGTGCAAAAAAAATCTTCCCTCTTACAATAATGCTGCAATGGATGGTTTTGCATTTAAACATGGCGATAATTTAGGCGAACTTAACATTAAAACAACCATCCTTGCTGGTCAAATTGTTGAGCCTTGTTTGCGTGAGACTGAATGTTATAAAATCATGACAGGCGCAAAAGTACCTGATGATGCCGATACCATCATCCCTTTTGAAGATTGTGTATCGTATGATGAAAACAAAATCGTTCTTCCCTCCTCTATCAAAAAAGGCAATGCGTTACGTTTAATGGGAGAAGAAGAGCGTGTGGGGTCTATTTTGCTTGAAGAAGGTACATGTTTAAACTCACGTGACATTGCGCTCCTTGCTTCTCAAGGTATTAGCATGGTAGAAGTCTATAAAAAGCTTCAAATTGCTGTTTTTTCAACTGGTGATGAGCTTAAATCACCTTGGGAAAATGCCAATGAAAATGAAATTTATGACATCAATGCCCTTGCGCTCATTTCTTTGCTTGCTGAACACGGTTTTGTTGCACATAACTGTGGGGTCATTCCTGATAATTTAGAAGCTGCAACAGAGTACTTTACACGTATGAAACAGTACGATGTTTTAATCACCAGTGGTGGAGTCAGTATGGGTGAGGCTGATTTTGTTGAACGCGCACTGATTCAAAATGGCTTTGAAGCTTCGTTTCATGGTATCAATATTAAACCTGGCAAACCAACGATGATGGGTAAGATGGGTGAAACGATCGTTGCTTCTATGCCTGGCAATCCGCTGGCCGCTTATGTAAATGCTTTTTTATTTTTAATTCCAGTTTTGAAAAAACTTCAAGGTCAAAAAAAATTTAACTTAGATACCATTAAGGTTCCTAATGCTGAACCATTCAATCTAAAATCAGGTCGTGTAAACTTAGTTTTGGGATCATTTAAGGATGGAATGTTTCATGTATTTGGTGCCAATAAATATGGTTCAGGAATGGTAAAACCACTCATAAATAGTAATGCACTCTGGGTTAGTGACGAAAAAACTAGTCGCATTGAAGCAGGAGATGAGATTCGTATTTTGCTCTTTTAA
- the coaD gene encoding pantetheine-phosphate adenylyltransferase has product MRVAIYPGTFDPITNGHMDVIKRAKKLFDRVLVAVAISEEKRPMFDIKTRVEMVQAAIADIDGVEVEPFDNLLVNFSKEKNIRVMIRGLRAVSDFEFELQMGYANASLWSEIETVYLMPSLKNAFISSSVVRSIAKHGGDVSHLVPCAVLPYLQSRFTCM; this is encoded by the coding sequence ATGAGAGTTGCCATTTATCCAGGGACTTTTGATCCTATTACCAATGGGCATATGGATGTTATCAAGCGTGCAAAAAAGCTTTTTGACAGAGTTTTGGTTGCCGTTGCGATTTCAGAAGAAAAACGTCCTATGTTTGATATAAAAACACGTGTTGAGATGGTCCAAGCGGCCATTGCAGATATTGATGGGGTTGAAGTTGAGCCTTTCGATAATCTTTTGGTGAATTTTTCTAAAGAGAAAAATATTCGTGTCATGATTAGAGGTCTTAGGGCGGTAAGTGACTTTGAGTTTGAGCTTCAAATGGGCTATGCGAATGCCTCTTTATGGAGTGAGATTGAGACGGTTTATCTTATGCCAAGCCTTAAAAATGCGTTTATTAGCTCATCTGTAGTGCGTTCTATCGCAAAACATGGTGGTGATGTTTCTCATCTCGTACCATGTGCTGTTTTACCTTATTTACAAAGTAGATTTACATGTATGTGA
- the larB gene encoding nickel pincer cofactor biosynthesis protein LarB, translating into MCAQGIEKLLEAVKNGDVSISDALKKIKALPFEDVDFAKIDHHRGIRLGYPEVIYGESKTPEQIAQITQKLLDKENNILITRANEEAYLAVLKIAPEAKYNAMGRTITIERETVTPPSSYIAIIAAGTSDLYVVEEAYETARILGNNVKKIVDVGVAGIHRLFAHLDDIQNAKVVIVIAGMEGALASVIGGLVDKPVIAVPTSVGYGASFGGVAALLSMLNSCASGVSVVNIDNGFGAAYNASIINHL; encoded by the coding sequence ATGTGTGCACAAGGGATAGAAAAGCTCTTAGAAGCAGTAAAAAATGGTGATGTAAGTATTTCTGATGCACTTAAAAAAATTAAGGCACTTCCCTTTGAAGATGTTGATTTCGCAAAAATTGATCATCATAGAGGTATTCGTTTGGGATACCCTGAAGTGATTTACGGCGAGAGTAAAACACCTGAGCAGATTGCTCAAATTACCCAAAAGCTTTTGGATAAGGAAAATAATATACTGATTACTCGAGCAAATGAAGAAGCGTATCTAGCCGTTCTAAAGATAGCACCAGAAGCTAAATATAACGCTATGGGTAGAACAATTACAATTGAGAGAGAAACCGTCACCCCTCCTTCAAGCTATATAGCTATCATCGCAGCTGGTACTTCAGATCTGTATGTGGTTGAAGAAGCGTATGAAACAGCTCGAATTTTAGGCAATAATGTTAAAAAAATCGTTGATGTTGGTGTGGCGGGGATTCATCGTTTATTTGCACATCTTGATGACATTCAAAATGCCAAAGTCGTTATCGTCATAGCAGGTATGGAAGGTGCACTTGCGAGTGTCATCGGTGGTTTGGTCGATAAACCTGTCATCGCTGTTCCAACCAGTGTGGGATACGGTGCAAGTTTTGGAGGTGTTGCGGCACTTCTTTCTATGCTCAATAGTTGTGCGAGTGGTGTCAGTGTTGTGAACATCGACAATGGTTTTGGTGCTGCATATAATGCGAGTATCATCAACCATTTATAA
- the flgA gene encoding flagellar basal body P-ring formation chaperone FlgA, with amino-acid sequence MYYSVPTNSIRSAFSEHNVTIIDSSDGVVVFKRNCTLMGKADAIEEAFLKKFQEVSPSVLIEEKPRISVKSSLPADFQRYQLVGVSIPETTLKKNNGSFIAIFKVGDKERKLYFTYEMNAKVMVFKAKRNLLNGKILTNDDYESIWMSFESVPPRAVIQDIPQNAMVKSTIKEGQILTDYHFDVKKALSKKDTIRALLKESGLVIEVQATLIEDADIGDIVKIKTEQGKILNAKIVSLKEAVILE; translated from the coding sequence ATGTATTATAGTGTTCCGACTAATTCAATACGATCTGCGTTTAGTGAGCACAATGTCACAATCATTGATAGCAGCGATGGTGTAGTTGTTTTTAAACGTAACTGTACATTAATGGGAAAAGCTGATGCTATTGAAGAAGCTTTTTTGAAAAAATTTCAAGAAGTCTCTCCTTCTGTTCTTATTGAAGAAAAACCGCGTATATCTGTTAAATCTTCACTTCCTGCTGATTTCCAACGTTATCAATTAGTTGGTGTTAGTATTCCAGAAACAACGCTTAAAAAAAATAACGGCTCATTTATCGCTATTTTTAAAGTAGGCGATAAAGAAAGAAAGCTCTATTTTACTTATGAGATGAATGCCAAGGTTATGGTGTTTAAAGCAAAACGTAATTTGCTTAACGGTAAAATCCTTACAAATGATGACTACGAAAGCATTTGGATGAGTTTTGAAAGTGTTCCTCCAAGGGCTGTTATTCAGGATATACCTCAAAACGCAATGGTGAAAAGTACCATAAAAGAGGGACAAATTTTAACAGATTATCATTTTGATGTGAAAAAAGCACTCTCTAAAAAAGATACTATTAGAGCCTTACTAAAAGAGAGTGGCTTGGTGATAGAAGTGCAAGCGACACTTATCGAAGACGCGGATATCGGAGATATTGTCAAGATTAAAACAGAACAAGGCAAAATTTTGAATGCAAAAATCGTATCTTTAAAAGAAGCGGTAATCCTCGAATGA
- the tmk gene encoding dTMP kinase, with amino-acid sequence MYVIFEGIDTTGKSTQAALFAERHKNVLATKEPGGTPTGLKFREMLLGGELKSSFNAELFLFLADRALHYDTVVKPARHERLVISDRGFLSGIAYACANHSDIDGEFLLQMNCLALEESYPEKIVLFLTNEALIKSRLGNKEHDVIEERGVSYLLRIQDIMRRVVKTLPIQVLEVDASLDIETIYTRIEEFLND; translated from the coding sequence ATGTATGTGATTTTCGAAGGAATTGATACGACAGGCAAAAGCACACAAGCTGCACTTTTTGCCGAACGTCATAAAAATGTTTTAGCAACCAAAGAGCCTGGTGGCACACCCACTGGTCTTAAATTTCGTGAGATGCTTTTAGGTGGCGAGCTTAAAAGCTCTTTTAATGCGGAGCTTTTTTTATTTTTAGCGGATCGTGCATTGCACTACGATACGGTTGTAAAACCTGCACGACATGAGCGTTTAGTCATAAGTGATCGTGGTTTTTTATCAGGTATTGCCTATGCGTGCGCCAATCACAGCGATATTGATGGTGAATTTTTATTGCAAATGAATTGTTTAGCACTTGAAGAGTCTTACCCCGAAAAAATTGTTCTTTTTTTAACGAATGAAGCACTTATAAAATCGCGACTTGGAAATAAAGAACATGATGTGATTGAAGAACGTGGTGTAAGCTATTTGTTACGTATTCAAGATATAATGCGTCGCGTTGTTAAGACCTTACCGATTCAGGTTTTAGAAGTCGATGCTTCATTAGATATTGAAACAATTTATACACGAATTGAGGAATTTTTAAATGATTAA
- the hisS gene encoding histidine--tRNA ligase — MINALRGMKDTLSPHSEIYQHIIETCTRIAQNYGFSFIETPILEETALFKRSVGESSDIVGKEMYQFIDKGENDVCLRPEGTAGVVRAFIQQKFDKAGGNRRFFYHGPMFRYERPQKGRLRQFHQFGVESFGESDVREDATIILMLRAIFDALGIGYSLEINSLGCPACMPQYRTTLVKFLETREGLCEDCERRKLTNPIRVLDCKNEHCKTLLADAPLIVDHLCASCKEDFATLKGILDQFSVSYTVNPKLVRGLDYYSKTAFEFVSNEIGAQSAIAGGGRYDRLVEFLDGKPTPGIGFAMGIERLMDLVKMPEIGREGYYIGALCDEALDVVFDLVDRKRQLAKVLTDYDAKSLKNHLKNADKNNVKFCVCVGEDELSNQTVWVKDLETKEEKIINIAHF; from the coding sequence ATGATTAATGCATTACGTGGAATGAAAGATACTCTCTCTCCACACAGTGAAATCTATCAGCATATTATTGAGACGTGCACTCGTATTGCACAAAATTACGGATTTTCATTTATTGAAACGCCTATTTTAGAAGAGACAGCGCTTTTTAAACGCAGTGTAGGCGAAAGCAGTGACATTGTGGGTAAAGAGATGTATCAATTCATCGATAAAGGTGAAAATGATGTCTGTTTGCGTCCTGAAGGTACGGCGGGTGTTGTAAGAGCGTTTATTCAACAAAAATTTGATAAAGCTGGTGGCAATAGACGCTTTTTTTATCATGGTCCGATGTTTCGTTATGAAAGACCGCAAAAAGGTCGTTTACGTCAATTCCATCAATTTGGTGTAGAGAGTTTTGGCGAGAGTGATGTTAGAGAAGATGCTACGATTATTTTAATGCTTAGAGCGATCTTTGATGCTTTAGGTATTGGGTATAGTTTGGAAATCAATTCTCTTGGTTGCCCAGCATGTATGCCACAGTATCGTACAACACTTGTAAAGTTTTTAGAGACACGTGAAGGTTTATGTGAAGATTGCGAAAGAAGAAAACTAACTAATCCTATTCGTGTGCTTGATTGTAAGAACGAACACTGTAAGACATTGTTGGCTGATGCTCCACTCATTGTAGATCATTTATGCGCATCGTGTAAAGAGGATTTTGCTACATTAAAAGGGATTTTAGATCAGTTTAGTGTTTCCTATACTGTCAATCCAAAACTGGTTCGTGGATTAGATTATTACTCCAAAACAGCTTTTGAATTTGTAAGCAATGAAATCGGTGCACAAAGTGCCATTGCAGGTGGTGGACGTTACGATCGTTTAGTAGAATTTTTAGATGGCAAACCGACACCTGGTATTGGTTTTGCAATGGGAATTGAACGCTTGATGGATTTGGTAAAAATGCCTGAAATTGGGCGTGAAGGTTATTATATTGGTGCATTATGCGATGAAGCTTTAGATGTCGTATTTGATCTTGTTGATCGTAAACGCCAATTAGCAAAAGTTTTAACGGATTATGATGCAAAGTCTCTCAAAAATCATCTCAAAAATGCTGATAAAAATAATGTAAAATTTTGTGTATGTGTTGGGGAAGATGAACTTTCAAATCAAACAGTTTGGGTAAAAGACCTAGAAACTAAAGAAGAAAAAATTATTAATATAGCGCATTTTTAA
- the murA gene encoding UDP-N-acetylglucosamine 1-carboxyvinyltransferase, translating to MMYYLAIEGKQKLSGSVTISGAKNAALPLLALTLLSKRKITISNIPQVADVKTLLQLLTNLGASFTNKDKNIVEVDSTTVNSACANYDIVRKMRASILTLGPLLARFGHCEVSLPGGCAIGQRPIDLHLKALEQMGAEIEIKQGYVLAKAPKGLKGATIIFDKVTVTGSENIIMAAALAHGTTTLFNVAKEPEVVQVCEVLAEAGVSIEGIGTSKLVIKGSGGKLLDIPDFRVIPDRIEAGTYLCAGAITKSKITLKHVNPRHLDAVILKLEQMGFKIDEKEDTLTIHPAEKILPSDIETTEYPGFPTDLQAQFMALCTQAKGTSIIDERLFENRFMHVSELSRMGANIKLKGHSATVEGKIKLNAADVMATDLRASSALILAALVAEGTTKIHRIYHLDRGYEDLEGKFSKLGARIERLEE from the coding sequence ATGATGTATTATTTAGCGATCGAAGGGAAACAAAAACTTAGCGGAAGCGTCACCATTTCAGGCGCCAAAAATGCCGCACTCCCTCTTTTAGCGTTAACCCTCCTCTCAAAGCGAAAAATCACGATATCCAATATACCTCAAGTTGCCGATGTTAAAACTTTGTTACAACTTCTTACTAATTTAGGCGCAAGCTTTACCAATAAAGATAAAAATATTGTCGAAGTGGATTCAACGACCGTTAACTCTGCGTGTGCAAATTACGATATTGTCCGTAAAATGCGTGCTTCAATCTTAACACTTGGACCATTACTGGCTCGTTTTGGGCACTGTGAAGTTTCACTTCCTGGTGGTTGTGCTATTGGACAGCGTCCTATTGATCTTCATTTAAAAGCACTAGAGCAAATGGGTGCAGAGATTGAAATCAAGCAAGGATATGTTTTAGCTAAAGCACCAAAAGGCCTTAAAGGTGCGACCATTATTTTTGATAAAGTAACCGTCACTGGAAGTGAAAATATCATTATGGCAGCAGCGCTTGCGCATGGAACAACGACTTTGTTCAATGTTGCAAAAGAACCTGAAGTGGTACAAGTCTGCGAAGTTTTAGCAGAAGCGGGAGTGAGTATTGAAGGTATTGGTACCTCAAAACTGGTCATTAAAGGTAGTGGTGGAAAGCTTTTAGATATTCCTGATTTTCGTGTCATTCCAGATCGTATTGAAGCAGGAACCTACTTGTGTGCAGGAGCTATCACAAAGTCCAAAATCACACTTAAACATGTCAATCCAAGACACCTTGATGCCGTTATTTTAAAATTAGAGCAAATGGGCTTTAAAATTGATGAAAAAGAAGATACTTTAACCATACATCCTGCGGAGAAAATCCTTCCTTCAGATATTGAAACAACAGAATATCCAGGTTTTCCAACCGATCTTCAAGCTCAATTTATGGCACTTTGTACACAAGCAAAAGGCACAAGTATCATTGATGAGCGCTTGTTTGAAAATCGTTTTATGCACGTAAGTGAGCTTTCTCGTATGGGTGCAAACATCAAGCTTAAAGGGCACAGCGCAACAGTTGAAGGCAAAATAAAACTGAATGCTGCGGATGTAATGGCAACAGATCTTAGAGCAAGCTCGGCACTTATATTAGCCGCACTGGTTGCTGAAGGTACGACTAAAATTCACAGAATTTATCACCTTGATCGTGGATATGAAGATTTAGAGGGTAAATTTTCCAAATTAGGTGCTCGTATTGAGAGACTTGAGGAGTAG